Part of the Chelmon rostratus isolate fCheRos1 chromosome 13, fCheRos1.pri, whole genome shotgun sequence genome is shown below.
TCCTAAAACCAGGGATAATAATCCTTTAGGTCAAACTGGGCTAGGAGGGCAAATAGTCTGAATGTATTCATACATTACAGGGCGGTTAAATCATAGTGATGTTTTCATCACTACACTGTTCTTTTGATATTAATTTAAACAACGTGAGCCTTGAAGAAATACAGCCTTTCTAATAAAAGTGCTGAACACGAAGGCTAGTGCAATCACATACTTGTCATTGGAGATGCTGCAGTCGATCACGGTTTTCTTGCTGGTGTTGACAATAATGAAGGGAAGGTGGATGATGGAGTTGGGAGGTGGAGGTCTGTttgcctgctgctctgtctgtctgttccgCTGAACCAGGTTCTTAAAAGCTATTTGCTGTAAGACAAGATCAAAGAAAGATGACACAGCTACAGAGAGCTTTCAGTTTAAACTGAACAGAGCCGTGCCACCACCATGGCATTAAAGGGATGTGACGTACATTATAAAGCTGTGCGTACATATCATTAAAGTAAATTATTAATGTAAACTGTCTAAAACCAAAGATGGACAGACTAATAGTCCAAACATCTGGAATTCAGGCcaaaatattacttttttgtAAGTACCAAATCTGCATCTGTTTTAATGGCCATCTCCAGCAGAACCATGGCATGGAGGCTACATATGAAGACGCCCCTGAAGACAAGCATTCATTCCCACCTGCAGTATTAGCTCCTGAAGCTGTGATTGTTTCTGCTTAATCCTCTCCAGCCGCCTTTGTCTCTCCACCTACAGTTGAAATAAAGGAATGATGATTAAGAATTATAACAAAAGGCGCGATGTCTCCAACAGAATGGTTTTCACTGGGTGCTTTTACCTCGAGGTTTTGGCACTCTTGCGCTGAGTTGGTGGGGAGGCCAATccatttgatttctttcttctctttagAGATAATGTTCATGGCCATGAGCACATTAAGTGCATCGTACACACGCCGCCGAATGTTCTTCTGGTCATACACatgctaaaatgaaaaaaacaagacttaAGATAaccaaaaaatgttaaaagataGTTTAGTTGTACGATCTAGTAATATATCGTGCCCTTTCACAAATTTTTGTTGGATGTTGCATGGGTTTGCATCACTCTGAGAAAATGCAGCACTCACTGAGTCATTGGGTGACATGTGGTTGTCTGAAGAGCTGAATTCTGCGACCAGTTCATCTGCCACTTCATTGTAGGTGGTAATTCCTTTCTTCTGCACCTTCTCACACACTTTCATGGAGAAATGCCTCAAGCCTTTCCCATTCTTTTCCCCTTTCTTGCCACGTTTCCTGCAGACAGAACAGATCCCACACATTAGCCTCTGTTGATCAAAACTTTGTAATGCCCTCCGTAAGAGCAGTTTATCATTATGACTGTGATAATAAACAGAAGATAATTCTAAACAGAACACGATGCTGAATAGTCACAGAGCACAGATTGTTACATAGCCCCCTGGCTCACTTCTGGCATCTGGGTAAAACCCATAATATCCCCAAATACAAGATGCTACGTTTTTCTTTGACACTAAACCGGTGAATCATATTTCAGCTGTGTCTCATGGGCGTAATCATGACCTGAAGTGTTTATTTAGGCTTCTGATTTTTTTCAACAATACGTGCACAAACGTGATGTTGATAATATTGATGCCCAATAAAAAAGGCACtgataaatatatttatctacacTTTGTAATCTAGGTGGAGCAGAGTGTCCTTCTCTCTGGACACTAccacaggcacacgcacaccTCTCTTTTGTACCAAGTTTGCTGAATGCTGGAGCTATCCCGATGACCcgcatttcccatcatgccatgCTGAGCTGGGAAGTTTAAGCCTTACATTTCAAAAtacaatttttactttttgttaaTGTCTAACTGTGGTTTCTGTTGGTCACTGTCATTTTTGTATTGGTTTATAGGTTTTATCAGTGTGGGGGCTGTTACATTTCTTGTCCCCAAGGCACGCATGCCCTTTGAACACTCACCCTGACGACCATGGAGAGGCATCGGATGGTTGACTCTGAGCAAGGAACTGGGAACTAGGTGTATGTGGACTGTTTACCAAAATGGTATTGGATACTGTAGGCCTCTGGGGTGTTCCAATCACCTataggagaaaaaagaagaggaaagaaaatattaaagaatGGGTTTCAGAATTTCTCAAGGCTGTCTTAAAATAGTCAGGTGCCCTTAAGAATACTGAAACAGGTTTTCTTTGCTGTAATCTTTCCTCCTGTTAATACTGGCCAATAAAAGATCCCCTCCTACTACATTTTCAATGCAAGTGATGGAGAACAAAAGCCACAGTCCTTGTTCTGTGTAACAATACATTCAAAACTAAGTAAGTGCACTCAACACTTGTTGAGCTCTTTGCCAGACTGGTTGTTTTCAGGAAACAAGACAGACATTGATTATGTGAACACGAAGGAATTTGGCAATTTCAACCCTCTCCATGGTGGAACAGTGCACTCGCAAGTTGTCTCCCCTTGTCCTCCTGATGTAAACAATTATCTGTTTTGTCTTCTCACCATTGGGAGACAGGTTGCTGTCCTTGACAACTTCACTCATCTCTTATTGCAGACTACAGCCCTTTTTGATGATACAGGGATGGGTTGAGTGCTTAATAATAAACGTGGCATGCAATTACCCTTAAACTTAAATTATTTTAACACTTAAAGTTGTTTGACCATTTGTTTAACAACAGGTAGAGCAGATAGAGCACAATTGGATGACATTCAATTTGTGACTCAACAAAACTCCTTTCATAATACACATTATTTATGTTTCAAATGCCCAACTTAATGGgactgtgctgcagaaatggcCACTGACAATTGTTTATATAAAGATTTAATGAAGGAAGAATACATAGTATTTCAGATACCTAACTGGTTAATCAGTTATTGGTTATGAACATGGCAGATGATCGCTGACAGAAATTACTTAAAATGTACATCCCTAATAGCACTTTGAAGCATGTAGGAGACAGGTGATCTATTCCTTCAGTAAGGTGTTATCTAAGCTGATTTCCGTTATGTATATATTCCATGTATATAATGGGATGATGGGTGTAATCCTGCTGACTGTAGAGTTGATAAGCTTAGGATCAACTGCCTCCACCTACCCTCCTCCCGGTCACCTCACAATGATAATGGAGGGGCTTACACAACAGTAAGACATAGCAGAGAAACCCAGCAAGGAAATCTGTACACATATACATGTGCAGGTTACTAAAAATTTAGAGAGCTGAACGTTTAGTATCTGTTGAAAGGTTCTAAACGCTCATGCAAATGTGGCTTTGAAAGCACAAAGGCCCGAAAATTAGACCATATAGTGTGGCAGTTGTGTGGAGCATCACTCACCATGTGTGGcacatgttgcatgtgtgcagcAATGTTCACATTGGATGGCCCAAGAGTTTTGGGTAGTAGCTGTTTGGCCACAGGGGCAGCTGTAGGCTGGACAGTAACCAAAGATAGGACACCTAATAGAAGACATGAGAAGACCAGTAATGAGTAGAGCTCTTGACTGATACTCCATTGCCCCCTATCGTCCAACTACAAGCACACAGGCCTACACCATAAAGAACAGTGTTTCCCTTGTAAGACAGGCAATCAATGAAACTAGactgtatgtaatgtaatgaaaatactgcacacaGTGTGTCATTGCTGTATAAAGGCAATTAGTAGCAACTTATACCTTTGCTAGGGCTCAGATTCTGATCGATGAAAACCTTCAGCTCTCCATTTGTTTCAATCAGACCAGCCTGCGAAGGACAAGAACTTAATACTCcccaaaaatcacaaaattaaagctgtAACATGAGTCCAGTCGTACTAAAGATgtacagaagaagaaacgtgAGGTTATAGGAGATGTCTTAATTCATAGCAAGAAATACACCTTCCTCTAACCTCAGCTTCAGTGCCAACAAGGTGGCACACAAATTAATTTCGactaaagacaaaaacaaaaaatacgTATACGGTTACTTACATCTTTAGCCATGATCCCAAAGGACCGAAGGAGTTGAGCTTCAGgctaaaaagaaaatgttcttc
Proteins encoded:
- the tfdp1a gene encoding transcription factor Dp-1a → MAKDAGLIETNGELKVFIDQNLSPSKGVLSLVTVQPTAAPVAKQLLPKTLGPSNVNIAAHMQHVPHMVIGTPQRPTVSNTILVNSPHTPSSQFLAQSQPSDASPWSSGKRGKKGEKNGKGLRHFSMKVCEKVQKKGITTYNEVADELVAEFSSSDNHMSPNDSHVYDQKNIRRRVYDALNVLMAMNIISKEKKEIKWIGLPTNSAQECQNLEVERQRRLERIKQKQSQLQELILQQIAFKNLVQRNRQTEQQANRPPPPNSIIHLPFIIVNTSKKTVIDCSISNDKFEYLFNFDSMFEIHDDIEVLKRMGMACGLEVGKCSPEDLKVARSLVPKALEPYVIEMAKGPISNVYITGGSSANGARYPASDGCTDGTMASSSNDSHYSGSRVETPVSYMGDDDDEDEYDENDDED